A region from the Bacteroidota bacterium genome encodes:
- a CDS encoding sigma-70 family RNA polymerase sigma factor yields the protein MTDEDLMRQFQAGTVEAFNLLVDRYSERLSHYLYRFTKDRRRVEDLLQETFLRVYRNRHSYRPVAKFSTWLYTIAGNLARSEYRKRKRRQTYSIQSQSRDGEEYEMPLPDETFSPDKEAERAIQDRHIQAALKQIPEEFREVVVLRDVQNLAYEEIAEITGLPMGTVKSRINRGRTK from the coding sequence ATGACCGACGAAGACCTCATGCGCCAGTTTCAGGCTGGCACCGTCGAGGCCTTTAACCTGCTCGTGGACCGCTACTCGGAGCGGCTCTCTCACTACCTGTACCGCTTCACCAAAGACCGCCGCCGCGTCGAAGACCTCCTCCAGGAGACCTTCCTGCGCGTCTACCGCAACCGCCACAGCTACCGCCCCGTCGCTAAGTTCTCGACGTGGCTCTACACGATCGCCGGCAACCTCGCGCGCTCCGAGTACCGCAAGCGCAAGCGCCGCCAGACGTACTCGATCCAGTCGCAGAGCCGCGACGGAGAAGAGTACGAGATGCCGCTCCCGGACGAGACCTTCTCGCCCGACAAGGAGGCCGAGCGCGCCATCCAGGACCGCCACATCCAGGCCGCGCTGAAGCAGATCCCGGAGGAGTTCCGCGAGGTGGTCGTGCTGCGCGACGTGCAGAACCTGGCCTACGAGGAGATCGCGGAGATCACGGGGCTGCCGATGGGCACGGTCAAGAGCCGGATCAACCGGGGCCGGACCAAG